CGGTTCTTCACCCCCACGGTTCCGCGGCGCCGGTTGATCTGCTGCATCTTCGCCACTTCGTAGATGAGGTTCTGGTTGACCTCGGAAGCGAAGACGGAGTCGGCCAGGTCGATGGTGCCGACCTTCTGCTTCTCCAGATTGTAGACGTCGAACGTCGCCATGATTGGTTGTCCTTCCCGGCGCCTTACGACTTGATCTCGACGTCCACGCCAGCAGACAGGTCGAGCTTCATGAGTGCGTCGAGCGTCGCCTGCGTCGGCTCGAGGATGTCGAGCATGCGCTTGTGCGTGCGGATCTCGAACTGCTCGCGCGACTTCTTGTCGACGTGCGGCGAGCGCAGGACGGTGAACTTGTTGATCTTCGTGGGGAGCGGAATCGGGCCGGCCACCTTGGCGCCGGTCCTCTTCGCGGTCTCCACGATCTCGCCTGCCGACTGGTCGAGCAGCTTGTAGTCGTAGGCCTTGAGCCGAATGCGGATCTTCTGGGTTGCCATCATTCCCTCGTGATTACTCGATCACTTCCGCGACCACGCCGGCGCCGACCGTCCGACCACCCTCGCGGATGGCGAAGCGGAGCTCCTTCTCCATCGCGATCGGAGTGAGCAGCTCGACCGTCACGCCGATGTTGTCACCGGGCATGACCATCTCCGTCCCCTCGGGCAGGGTCACCGCACCGGTGACGTCCGTAGTCCGGAAGTAGAACTGCGGCTTGTAGCCCTTGAAGAACGGCGTGTGACGACCGCCTTCCTCCTTGGTCAGAACGTAGATCTCCGCCTTGAACTTCTTGTGCGGCGTGATCGAGCCGGGCTTCGCCATGACCTGGCCGCGCTCCACGTCCTCGCGCTTCAGGCCGCGGACCAGGGCGCCGATGTTGTCGCCCGCCATGCCCTCGTCGAGGAGCTTGCGGAACATCTCGACGCCGGTGACCACGGTCTTCTGCGTGGGGCGAAGGCCGACGATCTCGACCTCCTCGCCGACCTTGACCCGGCCGCGCTCGACGCGACCCGTGACCACGGTGCCACGACCCGAGATCGAGAACACGTCCTCGACCGGCATCAGGAAGGGCTTGTCGATCTGACGCTCGGGCTGCGGGATGTAGGAGTCGACCTCGGACATGAGCTGGAGGATCGCCTTCTCGCCGAGCTCGCCCGAGTCACCCTCGAGGCCCTTGAGCGCCGAGCCCTTGACGATCGGGGTCTTGTCGCCGGGGAAGTCGTACTCGGTGAGGAGGTCGCGGACCTCCATCTCGACCAGCTCGAGGAGCTCGGGGTCGTCCACCATGTCGCACTTGTTGAGGAAGACGACGATGTAGGGGACGCCGACCTGGCGGGCGAGGAGGATGTGCTCGCGGGTCTGGGGCATCGGGCCGTCAGCGGCCGAAACCACGAGGATCGCGCCGTCCATCTGCGCCGCGCCCGTGATCATGTTCTTCACGTAGTCGGCGTGGCCCGGGCAGTCCACGTGGGCGTAGTGGCGGTTCTCGGTCTCGTACTCGACGTGCGAGGTGGAGATCGTGATGCCGCGCTCGCGCTCCTCGGGAGCCTTGTCGATCGAACCGTAGTCCATCGCCTGGGCGAAGCCCTTGGTCGAGAGAACCTTGGTGATCGCAGCGGTCAGCGTCGTCTTGCCGTGATCGACGTGCCCGATGGTGCC
The Vulgatibacter incomptus DNA segment above includes these coding regions:
- the rpsJ gene encoding 30S ribosomal protein S10, which translates into the protein MATQKIRIRLKAYDYKLLDQSAGEIVETAKRTGAKVAGPIPLPTKINKFTVLRSPHVDKKSREQFEIRTHKRMLDILEPTQATLDALMKLDLSAGVDVEIKS
- the tuf gene encoding elongation factor Tu; amino-acid sequence: MSKEKFERKKPHANIGTIGHVDHGKTTLTAAITKVLSTKGFAQAMDYGSIDKAPEERERGITISTSHVEYETENRHYAHVDCPGHADYVKNMITGAAQMDGAILVVSAADGPMPQTREHILLARQVGVPYIVVFLNKCDMVDDPELLELVEMEVRDLLTEYDFPGDKTPIVKGSALKGLEGDSGELGEKAILQLMSEVDSYIPQPERQIDKPFLMPVEDVFSISGRGTVVTGRVERGRVKVGEEVEIVGLRPTQKTVVTGVEMFRKLLDEGMAGDNIGALVRGLKREDVERGQVMAKPGSITPHKKFKAEIYVLTKEEGGRHTPFFKGYKPQFYFRTTDVTGAVTLPEGTEMVMPGDNIGVTVELLTPIAMEKELRFAIREGGRTVGAGVVAEVIE